A single window of Archangium gephyra DNA harbors:
- a CDS encoding ELWxxDGT repeat protein codes for MRWLHYGVLFLAVVGCSQREPVSAAGAVPSESLAARPSRSGLTGEAVRLVKDINVIGASADPRELANVNGTVYFSASDGLNGIELWKSDGTAAGTVLVKDISPGPGSSTPGALTNINGTLYFRATDGVNGVELWKSDGTTAGTVLVKDITPGSGSTSLGNLTNVNGTVFFSATDGVNGNELWKSDGTAAGTVLVKDIYTGFSGSSPEYLTNVNGTLYFSADSATSGKELWKSNGTAAGTVLVKDIHTSWATASNPSGLTNVNGTLFFTATDGVNGVELWKSNGTAAGTVLVKDIFSGSSGSTPAALTNVNGTLYFRATDGVNGVELWKSDGTAAGTVLFKDIASGSSDSTPELLTNVNGTLYFRATDSVNGGELWKSDGTAAGTVLVKDLYPGSSWGFPEELRNINGTLYFAANNPTAWGLWKSDGTAAGTVLVKALRSGSSSYGPLYLTDVDGTPYFSASDGVNGIELWKSDGTTAGTVTPRDINPSTSGSNPLNLANLNGTLYFNANDGVRGEELWKSDGTEAGTVLVKDFNPGAGNSFPYSLTNVNGTLFLSATDGTIGTELWKSDGTTAGTVLVKDIYPGPGLTSSPRSLMNVNGTLFFTAMNGTNHRELWKSDGTAAGTVLVKDINPGTFTSDPQYLTNVNGTLYFTATNGTNGVELWKSDGTAAGTVLVKDIFPGTNGSSPAYLTNVNGTLFFTATDGVNGWELWKSDGTAAGTVLFKDLNPGSGNGSPAYLTNINGTLYFTATDGVNGVELWKSDGTAAGTVLVKDLNPGSGSSYPASLTNVNGTLYFAATDSTSGTELWKSDGTAAGTVLVKDLNPGSGNATPIYLTNVNGTLYFTATNGTSGMELWKSDGTAAGTVLVHDFFPGVGNGYPSSLFPVGEKTFFAATTPLYGAELWMLDNSVDSVPPTVTCPADQSVLATSASGALVTYPPATATDDQTASPRITYSVDSGSLFALGSTAVTVTATDDAGNTARCGFTVAVVPPAPTVTAPLGGTSSLSPVPVAGTALQGATVSALEGTTVLGTFTADASGAFGGSLALESRVYTLRFTQTLGGATSAPTAASTVSVRPPPPSLTAPSDGLSTTAPGVSVSGSGVPGATLTVREGEAVLATLTADGAGTFAGTVSLGYGVHVLRFTQSTSGGTSEEASARTVTVQPAAPVLTRPARDTSLVGPTVLVEGTGLPGATARVLEGSTSVGTFVVAGDGTFAGSVTLAYGSHTLTAMQAAGGQMSTASASVSFEVRPAAPDVVSPADGATSDGPKVAVTGSGVPGARVEVREAGTVLATLTADASGGFAGEVELAPGTHGLTFVQQMGGATSEVQGPRRVSVRPPAPVLTAPASKARVPGPEVMLEGRALAGARVSAEESGLLLGSTSADPEGVFRLRVSLARGPHSLSLQQEAGGLTSPARSVELTVIPAPPVLSQPLDGATVGSRVEVKGLGLPLAHVTLREGTEVLATIDADADGAFGTDVSLAYGPHTLTAVQRVEGEESDASAPVHLNVVFNRAPIADAQELPVAEDGRLVVELTASDADDDRLTFTVRTPPAHGSLEGTPPALTYVPEPDFHGADRFTFAVSDGELEATATVLLTVTPVNDAPAASALAATTGEGQPVSLTLSGGDVDGDGLSYEVVTGPAHGSLKGTPPEVTYTPVPGFVGTDAFSFRVSDGERQSLPATVSVRVVATTLTVSVSDLQPLEGSAVTFSAALADASAAPVFTWDFGDGTTSSEATPRHAFRDDGVYTVRVQATDADGTRHASVIVTARNAAPVVEALSLPDSSSEAQEVMLSATAVDPAGSADTLEYLWSFGDGSSQASGPSVRHAFRDDGPFTVVLTVRDEDGGETRAQSTLTVSNVPPSATAPERQSIKAGESLSLQLSASDVAGAEDPLTWKKLSGPGAVTPEGTFTWAPAAADVGEASVRLEVSDDEGGRSEVTLIVEVLRPNAVDATGCGCRASGGSSGLFALLLGLGVLARSRRPSARAGLGAP; via the coding sequence ATGCGGTGGTTGCATTATGGGGTGTTGTTCCTGGCGGTGGTGGGTTGCTCGCAACGCGAGCCGGTGTCCGCCGCCGGAGCCGTGCCTTCCGAGTCCCTGGCGGCCAGGCCGTCCCGCTCCGGGTTGACGGGAGAGGCCGTCCGGCTCGTGAAGGACATCAACGTGATCGGCGCCTCGGCGGATCCTCGGGAGTTGGCGAACGTCAACGGCACGGTCTACTTCAGCGCCAGTGACGGCTTGAACGGCATCGAGTTGTGGAAGAGCGACGGCACGGCGGCGGGCACCGTGCTCGTCAAGGACATCTCCCCGGGCCCGGGCAGCTCGACCCCGGGGGCCCTGACGAACATCAATGGCACGCTCTACTTCCGCGCGACGGACGGCGTGAATGGCGTGGAGCTGTGGAAGAGCGATGGCACGACGGCGGGCACCGTGCTCGTCAAGGACATCACCCCGGGCTCGGGCAGCACGAGCCTGGGAAACCTGACGAACGTCAACGGCACGGTCTTCTTCAGCGCCACGGACGGCGTGAATGGCAACGAGTTGTGGAAGAGCGATGGCACGGCGGCGGGCACCGTGCTCGTCAAGGACATCTACACGGGCTTCAGCGGCTCGTCCCCGGAGTACCTGACGAACGTCAACGGCACGCTCTACTTCAGCGCCGATAGCGCCACGAGTGGCAAGGAGTTGTGGAAGAGCAATGGCACGGCGGCGGGCACCGTCCTCGTCAAGGACATCCATACGAGCTGGGCCACCGCCTCCAACCCGAGCGGCCTGACGAACGTCAACGGCACGCTCTTCTTCACCGCCACGGACGGCGTGAATGGCGTGGAGTTGTGGAAGAGCAATGGCACGGCGGCGGGCACCGTGCTCGTCAAGGACATCTTCTCGGGCTCGAGCGGCTCGACCCCGGCGGCCCTGACGAACGTCAACGGCACGCTCTACTTCCGCGCCACGGATGGCGTGAATGGCGTGGAGCTGTGGAAGAGCGATGGCACGGCGGCGGGCACCGTCCTCTTCAAGGACATCGCCTCGGGCTCGAGCGACTCGACCCCGGAACTCCTGACGAACGTCAACGGCACGCTCTACTTCCGCGCCACGGACAGCGTGAATGGCGGGGAGTTGTGGAAGAGCGATGGCACGGCGGCGGGCACCGTGCTCGTCAAGGACCTCTACCCGGGCTCCAGCTGGGGGTTCCCGGAGGAGCTGAGGAACATCAACGGCACGCTCTACTTCGCCGCCAACAACCCCACCGCGTGGGGGTTGTGGAAGAGCGACGGCACGGCGGCGGGCACCGTCCTGGTCAAGGCTCTCCGTTCGGGCTCGAGCAGCTACGGACCGCTGTACCTGACGGACGTCGACGGCACGCCCTACTTCAGCGCCAGTGACGGCGTGAATGGCATCGAGTTGTGGAAGAGCGACGGCACGACCGCGGGCACCGTGACCCCCAGGGACATCAACCCGAGCACGAGCGGCTCGAATCCGCTGAACCTGGCGAACCTCAACGGCACGCTCTACTTCAACGCCAATGACGGCGTGAGGGGGGAGGAGTTGTGGAAGAGCGACGGCACGGAGGCGGGCACCGTGCTCGTCAAGGACTTCAACCCGGGCGCGGGCAATTCGTTTCCGTACTCCCTGACGAACGTCAACGGCACGCTCTTCCTCTCCGCAACGGACGGCACGATTGGCACGGAGTTGTGGAAGAGCGATGGCACGACCGCGGGGACCGTGCTCGTCAAGGACATCTACCCGGGCCCGGGCCTCACCTCCAGCCCGCGCTCCCTGATGAACGTCAACGGCACGCTCTTCTTCACCGCCATGAACGGCACGAACCACCGGGAATTGTGGAAGAGCGATGGGACGGCCGCGGGCACCGTGCTCGTCAAGGACATCAACCCGGGCACGTTCACCTCCGACCCGCAGTACCTCACGAACGTCAACGGCACGCTCTACTTCACCGCCACCAACGGCACCAATGGCGTGGAGTTGTGGAAGAGCGATGGCACGGCGGCGGGCACCGTGCTCGTCAAGGACATCTTCCCGGGCACGAATGGCTCGAGCCCGGCCTACCTGACGAACGTCAACGGCACGCTCTTCTTCACCGCCACGGACGGCGTGAATGGCTGGGAGTTGTGGAAGAGCGATGGCACGGCGGCGGGCACCGTCCTCTTCAAGGACCTCAACCCGGGCTCGGGCAACGGCAGCCCGGCCTACCTGACGAACATCAACGGCACGCTCTACTTCACCGCCACGGACGGCGTGAATGGCGTGGAGTTGTGGAAGAGCGACGGCACGGCGGCGGGCACCGTCCTCGTCAAGGACCTCAACCCGGGCTCGGGCAGCTCGTACCCGGCGAGCCTGACGAACGTCAACGGCACGCTCTACTTCGCCGCCACGGACAGCACGAGTGGCACGGAGTTGTGGAAGAGCGACGGCACGGCGGCGGGCACCGTCCTCGTCAAGGACCTCAACCCGGGCTCGGGTAACGCGACCCCCATCTACCTGACGAACGTCAACGGCACGCTCTACTTCACCGCCACGAACGGCACGAGTGGCATGGAGCTGTGGAAGAGCGACGGCACGGCGGCGGGCACCGTCCTCGTCCATGACTTCTTTCCGGGCGTGGGCAATGGGTACCCCTCTTCCCTGTTCCCGGTCGGGGAAAAGACGTTCTTCGCCGCCACCACGCCACTCTACGGCGCGGAGCTGTGGATGCTCGACAACAGCGTGGACAGCGTGCCGCCCACGGTGACGTGTCCCGCCGACCAGAGCGTGCTGGCCACGAGCGCGTCCGGGGCCCTCGTCACCTATCCGCCCGCCACGGCCACGGATGACCAGACGGCCTCGCCCCGCATCACCTACTCGGTGGACTCGGGCTCGCTCTTCGCGCTCGGGAGCACGGCCGTCACCGTGACGGCCACGGATGACGCGGGCAACACGGCCCGCTGCGGCTTCACCGTCGCCGTGGTGCCTCCCGCGCCCACGGTGACGGCTCCCCTGGGCGGTACCTCCTCCCTCTCGCCCGTGCCCGTGGCCGGCACGGCGCTGCAGGGCGCCACGGTGAGCGCGCTGGAGGGCACCACCGTCCTCGGCACCTTCACCGCGGACGCGAGCGGTGCCTTCGGCGGCTCGCTGGCGCTGGAGTCCCGCGTCTACACGCTGCGCTTCACCCAGACGCTCGGCGGAGCCACCTCCGCCCCCACGGCCGCGAGCACCGTGTCCGTCCGCCCGCCGCCTCCGAGCCTCACCGCTCCCTCGGACGGGCTGTCCACGACGGCTCCCGGGGTGTCCGTGTCGGGCTCGGGCGTCCCCGGCGCCACCCTCACCGTGCGGGAGGGCGAGGCGGTGCTCGCGACGCTCACCGCCGATGGCGCGGGCACCTTCGCCGGCACGGTGTCGCTGGGCTACGGCGTGCACGTCCTGCGCTTCACGCAGAGCACCTCGGGAGGCACCAGTGAGGAGGCCTCCGCGCGCACCGTCACCGTCCAGCCGGCGGCGCCTGTCCTGACGCGCCCCGCGCGGGACACCTCGCTGGTGGGCCCCACCGTGCTCGTGGAGGGCACGGGCCTTCCAGGAGCCACGGCCCGGGTGCTCGAAGGAAGCACCTCCGTGGGCACCTTCGTCGTGGCGGGTGATGGAACCTTCGCCGGCAGCGTCACCCTGGCGTACGGCTCGCACACCCTGACGGCGATGCAGGCGGCCGGCGGCCAGATGAGCACCGCCTCGGCCTCCGTCTCCTTCGAGGTGCGGCCCGCGGCCCCCGACGTCGTGTCGCCCGCCGACGGTGCCACCTCCGACGGCCCGAAGGTGGCCGTGACGGGCTCGGGCGTGCCGGGCGCGCGGGTGGAGGTGCGGGAGGCGGGGACGGTGCTCGCCACCCTCACGGCCGACGCCTCCGGTGGCTTCGCGGGTGAGGTGGAGCTGGCGCCCGGGACGCACGGCCTCACGTTCGTGCAACAGATGGGCGGTGCCACCAGTGAGGTGCAGGGCCCCCGGCGCGTGTCCGTGCGGCCGCCCGCGCCCGTGCTCACCGCGCCCGCCTCGAAGGCTCGCGTGCCCGGGCCCGAGGTGATGCTGGAGGGCCGTGCCCTGGCCGGGGCACGCGTCTCCGCGGAGGAGTCCGGCCTGTTGCTGGGCAGCACCTCGGCGGACCCGGAGGGGGTATTCCGCCTGCGAGTCTCGTTGGCGCGTGGGCCGCACAGCCTCTCCCTCCAGCAGGAGGCGGGGGGCCTCACCAGCCCGGCCCGTAGCGTGGAGCTCACCGTCATTCCGGCCCCCCCGGTCCTCTCCCAGCCGCTGGACGGGGCCACGGTGGGCAGCCGCGTGGAGGTGAAGGGCTTGGGCCTGCCTTTGGCGCACGTCACCTTGCGTGAGGGTACCGAGGTGCTCGCCACGATCGATGCGGATGCGGACGGCGCCTTCGGCACGGACGTCTCCCTCGCCTACGGCCCCCACACCCTCACCGCGGTGCAGCGCGTGGAGGGCGAGGAGAGCGACGCCTCGGCGCCCGTCCACCTCAACGTCGTCTTCAACCGCGCCCCCATCGCGGACGCCCAGGAGTTGCCGGTGGCGGAGGACGGGCGTCTGGTGGTGGAGCTCACCGCCAGCGATGCCGATGACGACCGCCTCACCTTCACCGTCCGGACGCCTCCGGCCCATGGCTCGCTGGAGGGCACGCCTCCCGCGCTCACCTACGTCCCCGAGCCGGACTTCCATGGCGCGGACCGCTTCACCTTCGCCGTCTCGGACGGCGAGCTGGAGGCGACGGCCACGGTGCTGCTCACCGTGACGCCCGTCAATGATGCGCCCGCGGCCTCCGCGCTCGCGGCCACCACGGGCGAGGGCCAGCCCGTCTCCCTCACCCTGTCCGGCGGCGATGTCGACGGCGACGGCCTCTCCTACGAGGTGGTGACGGGCCCGGCGCACGGCAGCCTGAAGGGAACGCCGCCGGAGGTGACGTACACCCCGGTCCCGGGCTTCGTGGGCACGGACGCCTTCTCCTTCCGCGTGAGCGACGGTGAGCGCCAATCGCTTCCGGCCACCGTGTCCGTCCGCGTGGTGGCCACGACCCTCACGGTGTCCGTCAGTGACCTCCAGCCGCTGGAGGGCAGTGCCGTCACCTTCTCGGCGGCCCTGGCCGATGCCAGCGCCGCTCCCGTGTTCACCTGGGACTTCGGCGATGGCACCACATCCTCCGAGGCCACCCCGCGCCACGCCTTCCGCGACGACGGCGTGTACACGGTGCGGGTGCAAGCCACGGACGCGGACGGCACGCGCCATGCGTCCGTCATCGTCACCGCGCGCAACGCGGCCCCGGTGGTGGAGGCCCTCTCGCTCCCCGACTCCAGCTCCGAGGCCCAGGAGGTGATGCTGTCGGCCACGGCGGTGGACCCCGCGGGCAGCGCCGATACCCTGGAGTACCTCTGGAGCTTCGGGGATGGCTCGTCCCAGGCCAGCGGCCCCAGCGTGCGCCACGCCTTCCGGGATGATGGCCCCTTCACCGTCGTGCTGACGGTGCGCGACGAGGACGGCGGCGAGACCCGGGCGCAGTCCACCCTCACCGTCTCCAACGTGCCCCCGAGCGCCACGGCTCCCGAGCGCCAGTCCATCAAGGCCGGCGAGAGCCTGAGCCTCCAGCTGTCCGCCAGCGATGTCGCGGGTGCAGAGGATCCACTCACCTGGAAGAAGCTGAGCGGCCCGGGCGCCGTGACGCCGGAGGGAACCTTCACCTGGGCGCCGGCTGCGGCGGACGTGGGCGAGGCCTCCGTGCGGCTCGAGGTGTCGGACGACGAGGGCGGACGCTCGGAGGTGACGCTCATCGTGGAGGTGTTGCGCCCGAACGCCGTGGACGCCACGGGGTGCGGATGCCGCGCCAGCGGTGGCTCATCGGGCCTGTTCGCGCTCCTCTTGGGACTCGGAGTCCTCGCCCGGAGCCGGCGTCCGTCGGCGCGGGCGGGCCTGGGCGCTCCATGA
- a CDS encoding DUF5953 family protein codes for MDAHSNKLSIILNAPALVSGDERPLAIVHGVERALPGLRLGWTLSEKGDIVALPRRDEWVADGGTDGGFPFVCNDDDNCPMTLFGLENPNGLYTGGGPHFEVHGSLYLGAVGTAPAADVLKAIGEAARAFWGDATPLNVGAEISRQTLDPVRKPGSPPRGLPALRFPDSIRAPEIPHRLGWLNYWSAAAARAIGFPDPARDAELLSRSLRTATGGWVVRLTDAPLELENPAHLDALKRAYERFPEIGGRAAP; via the coding sequence ATGGATGCCCATTCAAATAAGCTTAGCATCATCCTCAACGCACCCGCGCTCGTGAGTGGCGATGAGCGGCCTCTCGCAATCGTCCATGGAGTGGAGCGTGCGCTTCCGGGATTGAGACTGGGGTGGACGCTCTCTGAAAAGGGAGACATCGTTGCATTGCCTCGCCGCGATGAGTGGGTCGCGGACGGCGGGACGGACGGCGGTTTTCCGTTTGTTTGCAACGATGACGATAACTGCCCCATGACGCTATTTGGGTTGGAAAACCCAAATGGTCTTTACACGGGGGGCGGGCCGCACTTTGAAGTCCATGGGTCGCTGTACCTGGGCGCAGTCGGTACCGCGCCGGCAGCGGATGTGCTGAAGGCCATAGGGGAGGCAGCTCGCGCATTCTGGGGGGACGCGACGCCGCTCAACGTGGGCGCCGAGATTTCGCGGCAGACCCTCGATCCAGTGCGCAAGCCAGGGAGCCCGCCCCGGGGGCTGCCTGCGCTCAGGTTCCCAGACTCCATCCGTGCGCCTGAGATTCCGCATCGCCTGGGGTGGCTGAACTACTGGTCGGCGGCTGCGGCGCGAGCCATCGGGTTCCCGGACCCGGCCCGCGACGCGGAGCTACTCTCGCGCTCGCTGCGGACCGCGACGGGCGGGTGGGTCGTCCGGCTCACGGACGCACCTCTCGAGCTGGAAAACCCCGCCCACCTGGACGCGCTGAAGCGGGCCTACGAGCGCTTCCCGGAGATCGGCGGGCGCGCGGCCCCCTGA
- a CDS encoding RCC1 repeat-containing protein translates to MNRRSSRIWSGWLGVALALVACGPGVEAEPGLNGLPATATVSAPLMATAQYDTALKVPLCAGSAAGCDSGSLVNGRAAAGPELNAPNTLAGSTCADGVYGSYHVDESLDRVRIFTTDGTDLAPGKTVSVEATVWAYSSFSADKLDLYHAADARAPSWSYLTTLTPAAAGAQTLTYRYTLPAGGPVQAVRAAFRYGGAASPCTTGSFDDRDDLAFSVSAPPPPTPKQRLSKGTSYFTVALRDDGTVWSWGYNDYGQLGDGTSSRRYSPVQVLGLTQVSTLDAGGSFSLAAKQDGTVWSWGTNDFGQLGDGTTVVRRSPVQVQGLTDVVAVSGGGLHSLALKRDGTVWSWGYNVHGELGDGTLANRSTPVQVQGLTGVASISAGTTVSLALRNDGTVWAWGSNSSGQLGNGSTVQQSTTPVQVSGLTGVVSISAGYYYALALKGDGSLWSWGYNTYGHLGDGTTTNRFTPVQVQGLTGVRSMAAGDSFVLALQQDGTAWSWGSNTYGERGDGTTTPRTTPGQMPGLTGATFVAAGSSSSAALTGTGEVWGWGNNNNGELGDGTTTQRLTPVRALFNTSGVAMAVAAGERHVVTLKPDGTLWAWGDNLRGQVGSGSTQSQQPSPVRLTGLSGVKAIAAGSEHTLALQQDGSLWGWGNSANGQLGNGSTASPRVPVRNTLLSGVTAIAARGLHSLALKQDGTVWAWGANFYGEVGNGTTSSGVSSAVQVPVLASMTAVAAGENHSLALRQDGTVWGWGYNGSGQLGDGTTTGRTSPVQVSGLSGVTALAAGNGHSLALKSDGSVWAWGSNGSGQLGDGTASSRSLPTQVQGLTGIVKIAAGGSHSLAVRGDGTLWVWGDNSSGQLGEGTTSTRFLPVQVTGLASAVASITAYNDTSMAALADGTLRGWGSGARGHLADGANLSLTPVAPSGLGTALSVKAGGEHGLALMNDGTVRAWGFNQYGQLGDGVGGLNRATPVPVQGLSTVTAIAAGASHSLARKQDGTVWSWGSNDYGKLGDGSTVYSRASPVQVLGLSTITAITAGTHHSLALKQDGTVWAWGSNSSGQLGDGTTVNRNAPVQVQGLTNVVAIAAGYYHSLAVQQDGTVWAWGSNTSGQFGDGTTTSRSTPGLVPGLPAASTVAAGSFFSLFLLADGTVRASGYGFSGQLGDGTTTSRSTPVLVQGLSGVTAIAAGDSFSLALKGDGTAWAWGQNTSGQLGDGTSADRYAPVQLQGLGSVTGISGGSLHTLVLGQGGLVRTVGANTSGQLGDGRPLVRLTPLLVAVP, encoded by the coding sequence ATGAATCGGAGGAGTTCCCGCATCTGGAGTGGGTGGCTCGGCGTCGCGCTGGCGCTGGTGGCCTGTGGCCCGGGCGTGGAAGCAGAGCCCGGGCTGAACGGGCTGCCCGCCACGGCGACGGTCTCCGCGCCCCTGATGGCCACGGCCCAATACGACACGGCCTTGAAGGTGCCCCTGTGTGCCGGGAGCGCCGCGGGTTGTGACTCGGGCTCCCTGGTCAACGGCCGCGCCGCCGCCGGACCCGAGCTCAACGCCCCCAATACCCTGGCGGGCTCCACCTGTGCCGATGGCGTGTACGGCTCCTACCACGTGGATGAATCGCTGGACCGGGTCCGGATCTTCACCACCGATGGGACCGACCTGGCCCCCGGAAAGACGGTGTCGGTCGAGGCCACCGTCTGGGCCTACTCCAGCTTCAGCGCCGACAAGCTGGACCTGTACCACGCGGCGGATGCTCGAGCGCCCTCCTGGAGCTACCTCACCACCCTCACCCCGGCCGCCGCGGGCGCGCAGACCCTCACGTACCGTTACACGCTGCCCGCCGGTGGCCCGGTGCAGGCCGTGCGCGCGGCCTTCCGCTACGGGGGCGCCGCCAGCCCGTGCACCACCGGCTCCTTCGATGACCGCGATGACCTGGCTTTCTCCGTGTCCGCCCCCCCACCCCCCACCCCGAAGCAGCGGCTCTCCAAGGGCACCTCCTACTTCACGGTGGCCTTGCGCGATGACGGGACCGTCTGGTCCTGGGGCTACAACGACTACGGCCAGCTGGGCGATGGCACCAGCTCGAGGCGCTACAGCCCCGTCCAGGTCCTGGGCCTGACCCAGGTCTCCACCCTGGACGCTGGCGGCTCCTTCTCCCTGGCCGCGAAGCAGGATGGCACCGTCTGGTCCTGGGGCACCAACGACTTCGGCCAGCTGGGCGATGGCACCACCGTGGTGCGCAGGTCCCCCGTGCAGGTGCAAGGCCTCACCGACGTCGTCGCTGTTTCTGGCGGAGGGCTGCACTCGCTGGCGCTCAAGCGCGACGGCACCGTCTGGTCCTGGGGGTACAACGTGCACGGAGAGCTCGGCGACGGCACGCTCGCGAACCGCTCCACCCCCGTCCAGGTGCAGGGCCTCACCGGCGTGGCCTCCATCTCCGCCGGGACCACCGTCTCGCTGGCCCTGCGCAACGATGGCACCGTCTGGGCCTGGGGCTCCAACAGCTCGGGCCAGCTGGGCAATGGCTCGACGGTCCAGCAGAGCACCACCCCCGTCCAGGTCTCCGGGCTCACGGGCGTGGTGTCCATCTCCGCGGGGTATTACTACGCGCTGGCGCTGAAGGGCGATGGCTCCCTCTGGAGCTGGGGCTACAACACCTACGGTCATCTGGGCGACGGCACCACCACCAACCGCTTCACCCCCGTCCAGGTGCAGGGCCTCACCGGCGTGCGGAGCATGGCCGCGGGCGACAGCTTCGTGCTGGCCCTCCAGCAGGATGGCACCGCCTGGAGCTGGGGCTCCAACACCTACGGTGAGCGGGGCGACGGCACCACCACCCCCCGCACCACGCCCGGCCAGATGCCGGGCCTCACCGGAGCCACGTTCGTGGCCGCCGGCTCCAGCTCCTCGGCCGCGCTCACGGGGACCGGGGAGGTCTGGGGCTGGGGCAACAACAACAACGGGGAGCTCGGCGATGGCACCACCACCCAGCGCCTCACGCCCGTGCGCGCGCTGTTCAACACCTCCGGGGTGGCCATGGCCGTGGCCGCGGGCGAGAGGCACGTGGTGACACTCAAGCCGGATGGCACCCTCTGGGCCTGGGGCGACAACCTCCGTGGCCAGGTGGGCAGCGGCTCCACGCAGTCCCAGCAGCCCTCGCCGGTGCGGCTGACGGGCCTGTCCGGGGTGAAGGCCATCGCCGCGGGCTCCGAGCACACCCTGGCGCTCCAGCAGGACGGCTCGCTCTGGGGCTGGGGCAATAGCGCCAACGGCCAGCTGGGCAATGGCTCCACCGCCTCCCCGCGCGTCCCCGTGCGCAACACCTTGCTCTCGGGCGTCACCGCCATCGCCGCCCGCGGCCTCCACTCCCTGGCGCTCAAGCAGGACGGCACCGTCTGGGCCTGGGGTGCCAACTTCTACGGCGAGGTGGGCAACGGCACGACTTCCAGTGGCGTCTCCTCCGCGGTCCAGGTGCCGGTGTTGGCGAGCATGACGGCCGTCGCCGCGGGGGAGAACCACTCCCTGGCGCTCCGGCAGGACGGCACCGTGTGGGGCTGGGGCTACAATGGCAGTGGCCAGCTCGGGGATGGCACCACCACCGGCCGCACCAGCCCGGTGCAGGTGTCCGGGCTGTCCGGCGTCACCGCCCTCGCCGCGGGCAATGGGCACTCCCTGGCGCTCAAGTCGGATGGGTCCGTCTGGGCGTGGGGCAGCAACGGCAGTGGCCAGCTCGGCGACGGCACGGCCTCCTCCCGCTCCCTTCCCACCCAGGTCCAGGGGCTGACGGGGATCGTGAAGATCGCCGCGGGAGGCAGCCACTCGCTCGCCGTGCGCGGCGATGGCACCCTCTGGGTCTGGGGCGACAACAGCTCGGGCCAGCTCGGGGAGGGCACGACCTCCACCCGTTTCCTCCCCGTGCAGGTGACGGGGCTGGCCTCCGCGGTGGCCTCCATCACCGCGTACAACGACACCAGCATGGCCGCGCTCGCCGATGGCACGCTGCGAGGCTGGGGCAGCGGCGCACGGGGACACCTCGCGGATGGGGCGAACCTCAGCCTCACCCCCGTTGCCCCCTCGGGCCTGGGCACCGCGCTGTCCGTCAAGGCGGGTGGGGAGCATGGCCTGGCCCTGATGAACGACGGGACCGTCCGGGCCTGGGGCTTCAACCAGTATGGCCAGCTCGGCGACGGCGTGGGGGGCCTGAACCGCGCCACGCCGGTGCCGGTGCAAGGGCTGTCCACGGTCACCGCCATCGCCGCGGGCGCCTCCCACTCCCTGGCGCGCAAGCAGGACGGCACCGTCTGGAGCTGGGGCAGCAACGACTATGGGAAGCTCGGCGATGGGAGCACGGTCTACAGCCGTGCCAGCCCGGTGCAGGTGCTGGGGCTCTCCACCATCACCGCCATCACCGCGGGCACCCACCACTCCCTGGCGCTCAAGCAGGACGGCACCGTGTGGGCCTGGGGCAGCAACTCCTCCGGCCAGCTGGGGGATGGAACCACCGTCAATCGCAACGCCCCGGTCCAGGTACAGGGGCTGACGAACGTGGTGGCCATCGCCGCGGGGTACTACCACTCGCTGGCCGTCCAACAGGACGGCACCGTGTGGGCCTGGGGCAGCAACACCTCCGGCCAGTTCGGCGATGGCACCACCACCAGCCGCTCCACGCCCGGTCTGGTGCCGGGCCTTCCGGCGGCTTCGACCGTGGCGGCCGGCTCCTTCTTCTCCCTGTTCCTCCTGGCGGACGGCACCGTCCGGGCCTCGGGCTACGGCTTCTCCGGCCAGCTCGGCGATGGCACCACCACCAGCCGCTCCACGCCCGTGCTCGTGCAGGGGCTGTCCGGCGTCACCGCCATCGCCGCGGGAGACTCCTTCTCCCTGGCGCTCAAGGGTGACGGCACGGCGTGGGCCTGGGGCCAGAACACCTCCGGTCAGCTCGGCGATGGCACCAGCGCGGACCGGTACGCGCCGGTGCAGCTCCAGGGCCTGGGCTCCGTCACCGGCATCTCGGGGGGGAGCCTGCACACGCTGGTGCTGGGCCAGGGAGGCCTGGTGCGCACGGTGGGAGCCAACACCTCGGGCCAGTTGGGGGATGGGCGGCCGCTCGTGCGCCTCACTCCCCTCCTCGTCGCGGTGCCCTGA